A single region of the Leptodactylus fuscus isolate aLepFus1 chromosome 5, aLepFus1.hap2, whole genome shotgun sequence genome encodes:
- the LOC142203136 gene encoding protocadherin gamma-C5-like codes for MDIRGFCQCWKWQVVCSFLLCSWGWVSGQLRYSIVEESEPGTLVGNVAQDLGIRRAEISQRRIHLRSEKYQKYFSVNPANGGLVVKERIDRESLCGSSPSCLLQIEVVAENPVELYSLEIEILDINDNSPTFSSNDRIIEITELVTSPGEQFPLEIAEDLDVGVNGVSQYTLNTNPYFSLSVKSRKDGTLIPQLILEKVLDREEKQEHNLILTAIDGGEPARSGTCRITIVVLDINDNPPVFNQSVYKISIRENLPLRTVILTLNATDQDDGANGEIQYLFDDHTSKSAREIFFLNEQNGEISVTGLIDFESQNFYELSIKASDKGFPKLKGNCIVQVEIEDVNDNPPEITFTSVANNIPENSPSGAVVGFINIRDKDSGKNGEIKLDLSPNVPFRIRSHQNRYALVTDGNLDREETPQYTIELTASDLGSPPLYSKTSVTLSVSDINDNAPLFTQSTYNAFIKENTDPGTLLCTVSATDLDEGVNSDLVYSIVESQIDGSSVSSYVYIHSSDGNIYAQRSFDYEQIQVLHITIKIEDSGSPQLSSTVPVFIFILDTNDNPPSLLYPEHSEDLIVQEKISKSTSAGYLVTKLSAVDLDSGHNAWLVFTLVDPISYSSFQVSKHTGQVRTVRGLQESENMEQQLVISISDQGNPPLSTTVTVLVSIADEVIVERPKSGDFLTNSKPPSDMTLYLIISLVAISLVSLVTFMILLVRCLRKDTYDYSSSSCCFLGGSQSKAYTDQYQPALYLNTDGTLKYMEVRMVPPGSQRQSYQTNLPPAPELQDFSIVQPLEFPKLQDLVQDVSAEGNCSNDPSNVSESCTHNSCRYFH; via the coding sequence ATGGACATCAGAGGCTTTTGTCAGTGCTGGAAATGGCAAGTAGTCTGCTCCTTTCTCCTTTGTAGCTGGGGCTGGGTCTCGGGGCAGCTGCGTTATTCTATTGTTGAGGAGTCTGAGCCGGGGACATTGGTAGGAAATGTAGCTCAGGATCTGGGGATAAGACGTGCAGAGATCTCTCAGCGCAggatacatctgagatcagaaaaataccaaaaatatttCAGTGTAAATCCGGCAAATGGAGGCTTGGTTGTGAAGGAGAGGATTGATAGGGAGAGCCTGTGTGGATCTAGTCCCAGCTGTTTACTGCAGATAGAGGTTGTGGCTGAGAATCCTGTGGAGCTTTATAGTCTAGAAATAGAGATTCTGGATATTAATGATAATTCTCCCACATTCTCATCTAATGATCGTATTATAGAAATCACAGAATTAGTAACAAGTCCTGGTGAACAATTCCCCTTAGAGATTGCAGAGGACTTAGACGTGGGTGTGAATGgagtcagtcagtatacactgaatACAAATCCTTATTTCTCATTGTCTGTGAAGAGTCGTAAGGATGGAACGCTCATCCCTCAGCTGATACTAGAAAAGGTTTTAGATAGAGAAGAAAAGCAAGAACATAACCTGATTCTCACAGCTATAGATGGAGGAGAACCGGCCAGATCAGGGACCTGCAGAATAACAATAGTTGTATTAGATATTAATGATAATCCTCCAGTCTTcaatcagtcagtatataagatCAGTATTAGGGAGAATCTCCCATTGAGAACTGTCATATTAACACTGAACGCAACAGATCAGGATGACGGAGCAAATGGGGAGATTCAGTATTTGTTTGATGATCACACATCTAAATCTGCTAgagaaatattttttctaaatgaACAAAATGGAGAGATTTCTGTTACTGGACTTATTGATTTTGAAAGTCAGAATTTTTATGAATTATCTATAAAAGCCTCAGACAAAGGATTTCCAAAATTAAAAGGAAACTGCATAGTTCAGGTGGAAATAGAAGACGTCAATGATAATCCTCCAGAAATTACATTTACGTCAGTGGCTAATAATATTCCTGAAAATTCACCATCTGGAGCTGTTGTTGGGTTTATCAATATTAGAGACAAGGATTCTGGAAAGAATGGAGAAATAAAACTGGACTTATCACCAAATGTGCCTTTTAGAATAAGATCCCATCAGAACCGTTATGCATTGGTGACAGATGGGAATCTGGATAGAGAAGAAACCCCCCAATACACTATAGAGCTGACAGCCAGTGATTTAGGGTCTCCCCCTCTATACAGTAAAACAAGCGTCACCCTCAGTGTGTCAGATATTAATGATAATGCtccgctcttcacacagtctACTTATAATGCTTTCATTAAGGAGAACACTGACCCCGGGACTCTTCTATGTACAGTATCTGCTACTGACCTAGATGAAGGGGTTAATTCTGATCTGGTTTACTCCATAGTGGAGAGTCAGATTGACGGCTCCTCTGTATCCTCCTATGTTTACATCCATTCTAGTGATGGGAATATATATGCTCAGCGCTCCTTTGACTATGAGCAGATCCAGGTTTTACACATCACCATAAAGATAGAAGACTCAGGATCTCCGCAGTTATCTTCTACTGTTCCCGTCTTTATCTTCATTCTGGATACAAATGACAATCCCCCCTCTCTGCTGTATCCTGAGCACTCTGAGGACCTCATTGTCCAAGAGAAGATCTCAAAGTCTACAAGTGCCGGATATCTGGTGACAAAACTGTCGGCAGTGGATCTGGACTCTGGTCACAATGCCTGGTTGGTCTTTACTCTCGTTGACCCCATCAGTTATTCATCATTCCAAGTGTCCAAACACACAGGACAGGTCAGAACTGTAAGAGGATTACAGGAGAGCGAGAACATGGAGCAACAACTTGTCATTTCTATCAGTGATCAGGGGAATCCTCCATTATCCACCACAGTGACTGTACTTGTCAGTATAGCAGATGAGGTTATAGTGGAAAGGCCCAAATCTGGTGACTTCCTGACCAACTCCAAACCCCCATCAGATATGACtctgtatttgatcatttccctGGTGGCCATCAGCTTAGTGTCACTTGTCACCTTCATGATATTATTGGTGAGATGTCTGAGGAAGGACACTTATGACTacagcagtagtagttgttgtttTCTTGGTGGATCCCAATCCAAAGCGTACACAGATCAGTATCAGCCAGCTCTGTACCTGAACACAGACGGGACCCTAAAATACATGGAGGTCAGGATGGTTCCTCCAGGATCCCAGAGGCAGAGTTACCAAACTAATTTACCCCCGGCTCCAGAACTACAAGATTTCAGTATTGTGCAGCCTTTGGAATTTCCCAAATTACAGGATTTAGTGCAAGATGTCTCTGCAGAGGGGAACTGCTCAAATGATCCCAGCAATGTAAGTGAAAGTTGTACCCACAATAGTTGCCGTTATTTTCATTGA
- the LOC142204085 gene encoding protocadherin gamma-C5-like, whose product MDIRGFCQCWKWQVVCSFLLCSWGWVSGQLRYSIVEESEPGTLVGNVAQDLGIRRAEISQRRIHLRSEKYQKYFSVNPANGGLVVKDRIDRESLCGSSPSCLLQIEVVAENPVELYSLEIEILDINDNSPTFSSDDRTIKITELLTSPGARFALEIAKDLDVGVNGVSQYTLNTNPYFSLSVKSRKDGTLIPQLILEKVLDREEKQEHNLILTAIDGGEPARSGTCRITIVVLDINDNPPVFNQSVYKISIRENLPLRTVILTLNATDQDDGANGEIQFSFDDHTYESAKRLFALNEQNGEIYINGLVDYEESNFYELSIKAEDKGFPLLEGNCIVHVDVEDVNDNPPEIIFSTVNNNIAENAPSGHIVGFINVRDKDSGRNGEIKLDLSPNVPFRIRSHQNRYALVTDGNLDREETPQYTIELTAADLGSPPLYSKTSVTLSVSDINDNAPLFTQSTYNAFIKENTDPGTLLCTVSATDLDEGVNSDLVYSIVESQIDGSSVSSYVYIHSSDGNIYAQRSFDYEQIQVLHITIKVEDSGSPHLSSTVPVFIFILDTNDNPPSLLYPEHSEDLIVQEKIPKSTSAGYLVTKLSAVDLDSGHNAWLVFTLVDPINYSSFQVSKHTGEVRTVRGLQESENMEQQLVISISDQGNPPLSTTVTVLVSIADEVIVERPKSGDFLTNSKPPSDMTLYLIISLVAISLVSLVTFMILLVRCLRKDTYDYSSSCCFLGGSQSKAYTDQYQPALYLNTDGTLKYMEVRMVPPGSQGQSYQTNLPPAPELQDFSIVQPLEFPKLQDLVQDVSAEGNCSNDPGNVSESYFH is encoded by the coding sequence ATGGACATCAGAGGCTTTTGTCAGTGCTGGAAATGGCAAGTAGTCTGCTCCTTTCTCCTTTGTAGCTGGGGCTGGGTCTCGGGGCAGCTGCGTTATTCTATTGTTGAGGAGTCTGAGCCGGGGACATTGGTAGGAAATGTAGCTCAGGATCTGGGGATAAGACGGGCAGAGATCTCTCAGCGCAggatacatctgagatcggaaaaataccaaaaatatttCAGTGTAAATCCGGCAAATGGAGGCTTGGTTGTGAAGGACAGGATTGATAGGGAGAGCCTGTGTGGATCTAGTCCCAGCTGTTTACTGCAGATAGAGGTTGTGGCTGAGAATCCTGTGGAGCTTTATAGTCTAGAAATAGAGATTCTGGATATTAATGATAATTCTCCCACATTCTCATCTGATGATCGTACTATAAAGATCACAGAATTATTAACAAGTCCTGGAGCTCGATTTGCTTTAGAGATTGCAAAGGATTTAGATGTGGGTGTGAATGgtgtcagtcagtatacactgaatACAAATCCTTATTTCTCATTGTCTGTAAAGAGTCGTAAGGATGGAACGCTCATCCCTCAGCTAATACTAGaaaaggttttggatagagaagAAAAGCAAGAACATAACCTGATTCTCACAGCTATAGATGGAGGAGAACCGGCCAGATCAGGGACCTGCAGAATAACAATAGTTGTATTAGATATTAATGATAATCCTCCAGTCTTcaatcagtcagtatataagatCAGTATTAGGGAGAATCTCCCATTGAGAACTGTCATATTAACACTGAACGCAACGGATCAGGATGACGGAGCAAATGGGGAGATTCAGTTTTCTTTTGATGATCACACATATGAATCTGCGAAAAGATTATTTGCTCTAAATGAGCAAAATGGAGAAATTTATATTAATGGACTGGTGGATTATGAAGAGTCAAATTTTTATGAATTATCAATAAAGGCAGAAGATAAAGGATTTCCCTTACTAGAAGGAAACTGCATAGTTCACGTGGATGTAGAAGATGTTAATGATAATCCTCCAGAAATTATCTTTTCCACGGTAAACAATAATATTGCGGAAAATGCCCCATCTGGACATATTGTAGGATTTATTAATGTCAGAGACAAGGATTCTGGGAGAAATGGAGAAATAAAACTGGACTTATCACCAAATGTGCCTTTTAGAATAAGATCCCATCAGAACCGTTATGCATTGGTGACAGATGGGAATCTGGATAGAGAAGAAACCCCCCAATACACTATAGAGCTGACAGCCGCTGATTTAGGGTCTCCCCCTCTATACAGTAAAACAAGCGTCACCCTCAGTGTGTCAGATATTAATGATAATGCtccgctcttcacacagtctACTTATAATGCTTTCATTAAGGAGAACACCGACCCCGGGACTCTTCTATGTACAGTATCTGCTACTGACCTAGATGAAGGGGTTAATTCTGATCTGGTTTACTCCATAGTGGAGAGTCAGATTGACGGCTCCTCTGTATCCTCCTATGTTTACATCCATTCTAGTGATGGGAATATATATGCTCAGCGCTCCTTTGACTATGAGCAGATCCAGGTTTTACACATCACCATAAAGGTAGAAGACTCAGGATCTCCGCACTTATCTTCTACTGTTCCCGTCTTTATCTTCATTCTGGATACAAATGACAATCCCCCCTCTCTGCTGTATCCAGAGCACTCTGAGGACCTCATTGTCCAAGAGAAGATCCCAAAGTCTACAAGTGCCGGATATCTGGTAACAAAACTGTCGGCAGTGGATCTGGACTCTGGTCACAATGCCTGGTTGGTCTTTACTCTCGTTGACCCCATCAATTATTCATCATTCCAAGTGTCCAAACACACAGGAGAGGTCAGAACTGTAAGAGGATTACAGGAGAGCGAGAACATGGAGCAACAACTTGTCATTTCTATCAGTGATCAGGGGAATCCTCCATTATCCACTACAGTGACTGTACTTGTCAGTATAGCAGATGAGGTTATAGTGGAAAGGCCCAAATCTGGTGACTTCCTGACCAACTCCAAACCCCCATCAGATATGACtctgtatttgatcatttccctGGTGGCCATCAGCTTAGTGTCACTTGTCACCTTCATGATATTATTGGTGAGATGTCTGAGGAAGGACACTTATGACTACAGCAGTAGTTGTTGTTTTCTTGGTGGATCCCAATCCAAAGCGTACACAGATCAGTATCAGCCGGCCCTGTACCTCAACACAGACGGGACCCTAAAATACATGGAGGTCAGGATGGTTCCTCCAGGATCCCAGGGGCAGAGTTACCAAACTAATTTACCTCCAGCCCCAGAACTACAAGATTTCAGTATTGTGCAGCCTTTGGAATTTcccaaattgcaggatttagtacaAGATGTCTCTGCAGAGGGGAACTGCTCAAATGACCCCGGCAATGTAAGTGAAAGTTATTTTCATTGA
- the LOC142203135 gene encoding protocadherin gamma-C5-like: protein MDIRGFCQCWKWQVVCSFLLCSWGWVSGQLRYSIVEESEPGTLVGNVAQDLGIRRAEISQRRIHLRSEKYQKYFSVNPANGGLVVKDRIDRESLCGSSPSCLLQIEVVAENPVELYSLEIEILDINDNSPTFSTNNHIIEITEIFAGPGARFALEIAEDLDVGVNGVSQYTLNTNPYFSLSVKTHKDGTLIPQLILEKVLDREEKQEHNLILTAIDGGEPARSGTCRITIVVLDINDNPPVFNQSVYKISIRENLPLRTVILTLNATDQDDGANGEIQFFFDGHTFRSAKRLFALNEQNGEIYINGLVDYEESNFYELSIKAEDKGFPKLEGNCIVHVEVEDVNDNPPEITFTSVSNNIPENAPSGAVVGFINVKDEDSGKNGEIKLDLSPNVPFRIRSHQNRYALVTDGNLDREETPQYTIELTAADLGSPPLYSKTSVTLSVSDINDNAPLFTQSTYNAFIKENTDPGTLLCTVSATDLDEGVNSDLVYSIVESQIDGSSVSSYVYIHSSDGNIYAQRSFDYEQIQVLHITIKVEDSGSPHLSSTVPVFIFILDTNDNPPSLLYPEHSEDLIVQEKIPKSTSAGYLVTKLSAVDLDSGHNAWLVFTLIDPINYSSFQVSKHTGEVRTVRGLQESENMEQQLVISISDQGNPPLSTTVTVLVSIADEVIVERPKSGDFLTNSKPPSDMTLYLIISLVAISLVSLVTFMILLVRCLRKDTYDYSSSCCFLGGSQSKAYTDQYQPALYLNTDGTLKYMEVRMVPPGSQGQSYQTNLPPAPELQDFSIVQPLEFPKLQDLVQDVSAEGNCSNDHGNVSESYFH, encoded by the coding sequence ATGGACATCAGAGGCTTTTGTCAGTGCTGGAAATGGCAAGTAGTCTGCTCCTTTCTCCTTTGTAGCTGGGGCTGGGTCTCGGGGCAGCTGCGTTATTCTATTGTTGAGGAGTCTGAGCCGGGGACATTGGTAGGAAATGTAGCTCAGGATCTGGGGATCAGACGTGCAGAGATCTCTCAGCGCAggatacatctgagatcggaaaaataccaaaaatatttCAGTGTAAATCCGGCAAATGGAGGCTTGGTTGTGAAGGACAGGATTGATAGGGAGAGCCTGTGTGGATCTAGTCCCAGCTGTTTACTGCAGATAGAGGTTGTGGCTGAGAATCCTGTGGAGCTTTATAGTCTAGAAATAGAGATTCTGGATATTAATGATAATTCTCCCACATTCTCAACTAATAATCATATTATAGAGATCACTGAAATATTTGCAGGTCCTGGTGCTCGGTTTGCCTTAGAGATCGCAGAGGATTTAGATGTGGGTGTGAATGGTGTCAGTCAGTATACGCTGAATACAAATCCTTATTTCTCATTGTCTGTGAAGACACATAAAGATGGAACGCTCATCCCTCAGCTGATACTAGAAAAGGTTTTAGATAGAGAAGAAAAGCAAGAACATAACCTGATTCTCACAGCTATAGATGGAGGAGAACCGGCCAGATCAGGGACCTGCAGAATAACAATAGTTGTATTAGATATTAATGATAATCCTCCAGTCTTcaatcagtcagtatataagatCAGTATTAGGGAGAATCTCCCATTGAGAACTGTCATATTAACACTGAACGCAACGGATCAGGATGACGGAGCAAATGGGGAGATTCAGTTTTTCTTTGATGGCCACACATTCAGATCTGCAAAAAGATTATTTGCTTTAAATGAGCAAAATGGAGAAATTTATATTAATGGACTGGTGGATTATGAAGAGTCCAATTTTTATGAATTATCAATAAAGGCAGAAGACAAAGGATTTCCTAAACTAGAGGGGAACTGCATAGTTCATGTGGAAGTAGAAGATGTTAATGATAATCCTCCAGAAATCACATTTACATCAGTATCTAATAATATTCCAGAAAATGCCCCATCTGGAGCTGTTGTTGGATTTATTAATGTAAAAGATGAGGATTCTGGAAAGAATGGAGAAATAAAACTGGACTTATCACCAAATGTGCCTTTTAGAATAAGATCCCATCAGAACCGTTATGCATTGGTGACAGATGGGAATCTGGATAGAGAAGAAACCCCCCAATACACTATAGAGCTGACAGCCGCTGATTTAGGGTCTCCCCCTCTATACAGTAAAACAAGCGTCACCCTCAGTGTGTCAGATATTAATGATAATGCtccgctcttcacacagtctACTTATAATGCTTTCATTAAGGAGAACACCGACCCCGGGACTCTTCTATGTACAGTATCTGCTACTGACCTAGATGAAGGGGTTAATTCTGATCTGGTTTACTCCATAGTGGAGAGTCAGATTGACGGCTCCTCTGTATCCTCCTATGTTTACATCCATTCTAGTGATGGGAATATATATGCTCAGCGCTCCTTTGACTATGAGCAGATCCAGGTTTTACACATCACCATAAAGGTAGAAGACTCAGGATCTCCGCACTTATCTTCTACTGTTCCCGTCTTTATCTTCATTCTGGATACAAATGACAATCCCCCCTCCCTTCTGTATCCAGAACACTCTGAGGACCTCATTGTCCAAGAGAAGATCCCAAAGTCTACAAGTGCTGGATATCTGGTGACAAAACTGTCGGCAGTGGATCTGGACTCTGGTCACAATGCCTGGTTGGTCTTTACTCTCATTGACCCCATCAATTATTCATCATTCCAAGTGTCCAAACACACAGGAGAGGTCAGAACTGTAAGAGGATTACAGGAGAGCGAGAACATGGAGCAACAACTTGTCATTTCTATCAGTGATCAGGGGAATCCTCCATTATCCACCACAGTGACTGTACTTGTCAGTATAGCAGATGAGGTTATAGTGGAAAGGCCCAAATCTGGTGACTTCCTGACCAACTCCAAACCCCCATCAGATATGACtctgtatttgatcatttccctGGTGGCCATCAGCTTAGTGTCACTTGTCACCTTCATGATATTATTGGTGAGATGTCTGAGGAAGGACACTTATGACTACAGTAGTAGTTGTTGTTTTCTTGGTGGATCCCAATCCAAAGCGTACACAGATCAGTATCAGCCGGCTCTGTACCTGAACACAGACGGGACCCTAAAATACATGGAGGTCAGGATGGTTCCTCCAGGATCCCAGGGGCAGAGTTACCAAACTAATTTACCCCCAGCCCCAGAACTACAAGATTTCAGTATTGTGCAGCCTTTGGAATTTCCCAAATTACAGGATTTAGTACAAGATGTCTCTGCAGAGGGGAACTGCTCAAATGATCACGGCAATGTAAGTGAAAGTTATTTCCATTGA